In Candidatus Nitrosarchaeum limnium SFB1, the following proteins share a genomic window:
- a CDS encoding Permeases of the major facilitator superfamily, translated as MILAIYLKQIGFDELFIGFILSATLVNSIIFNLFSSFFADRIGRKKVLIIYASLMTVSGCVFLLTENYFALIITAFIGTINVTGSETGAFLSLEQAILPQTVKSIKKTNSVFALYNMIGTFAMAGGVLLASLPQILQENFGYSTIDSFKPLFLIYLLAGIAVVVIYFFFSKEIEVKKSLDSKTFSTNLSPKSKQIILKLSSLFALDSFAGGFVIQSIVAFWFFTKFGVDLTTLSLIFSVAGVLTAISFYFAAKIADRIGLIYTMVFTHIPSNILLILVAIAPTFHMALGLYLARMSLSQMDVPTRQAYIVAVVEENERTAAAGITNTSRNIAQSISPSITGAIIQSLWLSAPFVIGGMLKIVYDIGIFINFRKIKPSFEID; from the coding sequence ATGATTCTGGCAATTTATCTAAAACAAATTGGTTTTGATGAACTCTTTATTGGTTTTATTTTATCTGCAACTCTTGTAAATAGTATAATTTTTAACTTATTTTCAAGCTTTTTTGCAGACAGAATTGGACGAAAAAAAGTTTTGATAATTTATGCTTCATTGATGACAGTTTCAGGTTGTGTGTTTTTACTTACTGAAAATTATTTTGCGCTAATTATTACTGCATTTATTGGAACAATTAATGTAACGGGTTCAGAAACTGGTGCATTTTTATCCTTAGAACAAGCAATTTTACCCCAAACTGTAAAGAGCATCAAAAAAACAAACAGTGTTTTTGCACTATACAACATGATAGGAACTTTTGCAATGGCAGGAGGTGTATTACTTGCATCACTGCCTCAAATACTCCAAGAGAATTTTGGTTATTCTACGATAGATTCTTTCAAACCTCTTTTCTTAATTTATCTGCTAGCAGGAATTGCAGTTGTTGTAATTTATTTTTTCTTTTCAAAAGAGATTGAAGTTAAAAAATCTCTTGATTCTAAAACATTTTCAACTAATTTATCTCCAAAATCAAAACAGATCATTCTCAAACTGTCATCATTATTTGCATTGGATTCGTTTGCTGGAGGATTTGTAATTCAAAGTATTGTTGCCTTTTGGTTTTTTACAAAGTTTGGAGTAGACCTCACCACTTTGTCTTTGATTTTTTCAGTTGCAGGCGTATTGACTGCAATATCTTTTTACTTTGCAGCAAAAATTGCGGATAGAATAGGTCTGATTTACACTATGGTCTTTACACATATCCCATCAAATATTCTTTTGATTCTAGTTGCAATCGCACCAACTTTTCATATGGCTTTAGGATTGTATTTAGCCCGAATGAGTTTATCGCAAATGGATGTTCCAACAAGACAAGCGTATATTGTTGCAGTAGTTGAGGAAAATGAAAGAACTGCAGCTGCTGGAATTACAAACACCTCAAGAAACATCGCTCAGTCCATCAGCCCTTCTATCACTGGTGCGATAATCCAATCTCTATGGCTTTCTGCACCCTTTGTAATTGGAGGAATGCTAAAAATTGTTTATGATATTGGAATATTCATAAATTTTAGAAAAATAAAACCCTCTTTTGAAATTGATTAA
- a CDS encoding phosphoglycerate kinase, producing MNCPIDPETMEISGTKRIEEAIETIKSLEDAKLVVASHQGRVGNKDYTGMDKHAKVLEKFIGKKIKYVEDTIGIAAQNEIKNLKSGEILLLDNLRLCAEENYEFAPPEAANTIMVRRLSKLFDLCVLDSFPSAHRSHPSIVGFPHVLPACAGRIVEREVRNLDEIMTVAKAPHVIVLGGSKVSDRLEAIKLLIQNGRADHVLLTGLIGNVFMRAQGRIRYPLGISREDEVVTKAHALIGEYPDVFSTPVDIAIDKDGDRVEMDVRELESGDKIYDLGPKTVDHYSKLIAGAGTVFISGPAGFFEKENFSYGTKGLLTSVANSMATTIVSGGHLTSALKKYGLAEQIDHISTAGGALVLYLTGEKLPMIKALENAAIKYRTK from the coding sequence ATGAATTGCCCCATAGATCCTGAAACAATGGAGATCTCAGGAACCAAACGAATTGAAGAGGCAATAGAGACAATAAAATCATTAGAAGATGCAAAGTTAGTTGTTGCTTCTCATCAAGGAAGAGTAGGGAATAAAGATTATACCGGGATGGATAAACATGCAAAAGTTCTTGAAAAATTTATTGGTAAAAAAATAAAATATGTAGAGGATACAATTGGCATCGCTGCACAAAATGAGATAAAAAATTTGAAGAGCGGTGAAATATTACTTTTAGATAATTTACGATTATGTGCCGAAGAAAATTATGAGTTTGCACCACCAGAAGCAGCTAACACAATTATGGTAAGAAGACTATCAAAATTATTTGATTTGTGTGTATTAGATTCATTTCCTAGTGCACATAGATCACATCCATCAATTGTTGGATTTCCACATGTGTTACCTGCATGTGCAGGACGAATTGTAGAAAGAGAGGTAAGAAATTTAGATGAAATAATGACAGTTGCAAAGGCACCACATGTGATTGTTCTTGGAGGTTCCAAAGTATCAGACAGACTAGAGGCAATCAAACTATTGATTCAAAATGGTCGTGCAGACCACGTTCTACTCACAGGTCTGATAGGAAATGTGTTCATGCGAGCACAGGGAAGAATAAGGTATCCACTTGGAATTTCAAGAGAAGACGAGGTGGTTACAAAAGCACATGCGCTAATCGGAGAATATCCAGATGTGTTTTCAACCCCTGTAGATATTGCAATAGACAAAGATGGAGATAGAGTGGAGATGGACGTAAGAGAGCTTGAGAGTGGAGATAAGATATACGATCTAGGACCTAAAACAGTAGACCATTATTCAAAACTAATTGCTGGTGCAGGAACTGTTTTCATAAGTGGTCCTGCTGGATTTTTTGAAAAAGAAAATTTCAGTTATGGAACAAAGGGTTTGCTAACATCAGTTGCAAACTCTATGGCTACAACAATTGTGAGTGGAGGTCACTTGACATCAGCATTAAAAAAATACGGATTAGCAGAGCAGATTGATCACATTAGCACTGCGGGTGGAGCACTCGTTCTTTATCTCACAGGTGAAAAGCTTCCAATGATTAAAGCCTTAGAGAATGCAGCAATAAAATACAGAACTAAATAG
- a CDS encoding dioxygenase ferredoxin protein, producing the protein MTQWIKACKLDQVKTGQLFGFTHDDKKILLANQKGKIFATDLICTHADADLSTGFLNDEGVRCPLHLSVFNLQNGKPQNLPADVPLKTYNVKIDQNEIYVEV; encoded by the coding sequence TTGACTCAATGGATTAAAGCTTGTAAATTGGATCAAGTAAAAACTGGACAGCTATTCGGATTCACTCATGATGATAAAAAAATTCTCTTGGCAAATCAAAAAGGAAAAATTTTTGCAACTGATTTGATATGTACTCATGCTGATGCTGATCTTTCTACAGGATTTCTAAATGATGAGGGTGTGAGATGTCCTTTACATCTATCTGTTTTTAATCTACAAAATGGAAAACCACAAAATCTCCCTGCAGATGTACCACTAAAAACATACAATGTTAAAATAGATCAAAATGAGATCTACGTCGAGGTTTAG
- a CDS encoding FeS assembly protein SufB, which translates to MVCMATENLNMDYAKYDFKDSTDLYVHLSKKGLSKETVIAISKMKDEPQWMLDFRLRSYEIFMKKPMPTWGGDLSVIDFQNIYYYAKATEKTEKNWDDVPAEVKATFDKLGIPEAEKKFLAGVGAQYESEVVYHSLREDLAKQGVLFLDTDSALKQYPEIFKKYFGKIIPPEDNKFAALNSAVWSGGSFIYIPPGVKVDMPLQAYFRINAENIGQFERTLIIADEGSEVHYIEGCTAPVYSSESLHSAVVELVAHKDAKLRYTTIQNWSSDVYNLVTKRAYAYEGATVEWIDGNIGSKLTMKYPGIYLLGERAYGETLSIAFAGKGQHQDTGAKMVHLAPNTTSKITSKSVSRLDGRSTYRGLLNVAKGATNVKATVRCDALLLDDTSKTDTYPYMEINQEDATITHEATVGKIGDEQIFYLMTRGFTEEEALSLIVNGFMEPFTKELPMEYAVELNRLIKLEMDDSVG; encoded by the coding sequence ATGGTATGCATGGCTACTGAAAATCTAAACATGGATTATGCAAAATATGATTTTAAAGACTCTACTGATCTATATGTTCATCTTAGCAAAAAAGGACTCTCAAAAGAGACTGTTATTGCAATTAGCAAAATGAAAGATGAACCACAGTGGATGCTTGATTTTAGATTACGTTCTTATGAAATTTTTATGAAAAAGCCAATGCCAACTTGGGGTGGAGATCTAAGTGTTATTGATTTTCAAAATATCTACTATTATGCAAAAGCTACTGAAAAAACTGAAAAGAACTGGGATGATGTTCCAGCAGAAGTTAAAGCTACCTTTGATAAATTAGGAATTCCAGAAGCAGAAAAGAAATTCTTGGCAGGCGTCGGTGCTCAATATGAATCTGAAGTTGTCTATCATAGTTTAAGAGAAGACTTGGCAAAACAAGGTGTCTTGTTTTTGGATACTGATTCTGCACTAAAACAATATCCTGAAATCTTCAAAAAATACTTTGGTAAAATAATTCCGCCAGAGGACAATAAATTTGCCGCATTAAACAGTGCAGTTTGGAGTGGTGGTTCATTTATCTACATTCCACCAGGAGTCAAAGTTGACATGCCATTACAAGCATACTTTAGAATTAACGCTGAAAACATTGGACAATTTGAAAGAACACTTATCATAGCTGATGAAGGTTCTGAAGTTCATTACATTGAAGGATGCACAGCTCCGGTATACTCATCTGAATCGCTGCACTCTGCAGTTGTAGAACTAGTGGCCCACAAAGATGCAAAATTACGATACACTACAATTCAAAACTGGAGTAGTGATGTATACAATCTAGTTACAAAACGTGCTTATGCATACGAAGGCGCAACCGTAGAATGGATTGATGGAAACATTGGAAGTAAACTCACAATGAAATACCCTGGAATTTATTTATTGGGTGAAAGAGCATATGGTGAAACACTGTCTATTGCATTTGCAGGAAAAGGCCAACATCAAGATACTGGTGCTAAAATGGTTCATCTTGCACCAAACACCACATCAAAAATTACATCAAAATCTGTTAGCAGATTAGATGGACGTTCAACTTACAGAGGATTACTCAATGTCGCAAAAGGTGCAACTAATGTAAAAGCAACTGTAAGATGTGATGCATTACTATTAGATGATACATCAAAAACTGACACATATCCTTACATGGAAATTAATCAAGAGGACGCTACAATTACTCATGAGGCAACTGTGGGAAAAATTGGAGATGAACAAATCTTCTATCTAATGACTAGAGGTTTCACTGAAGAGGAGGCATTATCTCTAATTGTTAATGGTTTCATGGAGCCATTTACAAAAGAATTGCCTATGGAATATGCCGTAGAATTAAACAGACTCATCAAACTAGAAATGGATGACTCAGTGGGTTAA
- a CDS encoding hypothetical protein (hypothetical protein Nmar_0992) yields the protein MNTQTPQIQNGNAYSTYKQNVQKYFENVTKNVPQYFQSMTHLQEECVKACEKTIDASISMQQEFAKKTGLSTEIPDAMKTTFVDMNKQIVQANTVQNQIVKTTIDATVQNIKTFNDNVNAFADLNKNIIQSWINPITPIKN from the coding sequence ATGAATACACAAACTCCACAAATTCAAAATGGAAATGCATATTCAACATACAAGCAAAATGTTCAAAAATACTTTGAAAACGTTACCAAAAACGTACCACAGTATTTTCAATCAATGACACATCTACAAGAAGAATGTGTAAAAGCTTGCGAAAAAACAATTGATGCCTCAATCTCTATGCAACAAGAATTTGCAAAAAAAACCGGACTTTCAACTGAAATTCCAGATGCAATGAAAACAACTTTTGTAGATATGAACAAGCAAATTGTACAAGCTAACACCGTCCAAAATCAGATTGTTAAAACTACCATTGATGCAACTGTGCAGAATATCAAAACATTCAATGATAACGTAAACGCATTTGCTGATTTGAATAAAAATATTATCCAATCTTGGATAAACCCAATCACACCAATCAAAAATTAG
- a CDS encoding hypothetical protein (hypothetical protein Nmar_0235), whose translation MTKSISCADAGKNCGWSATAEKEEDLMNKVATHVKADHKEIELNSENIAKIKSLIKEI comes from the coding sequence ATGACAAAAAGTATCAGTTGTGCAGATGCTGGCAAAAACTGTGGATGGTCTGCAACTGCCGAAAAAGAAGAAGACTTGATGAATAAGGTGGCAACCCATGTTAAAGCAGATCATAAAGAAATAGAGTTGAACAGTGAAAACATTGCCAAGATAAAGTCATTGATTAAAGAAATCTAA
- a CDS encoding SufS subfamily cysteine desulfurase: MQSIQTSFENLRKDFPILRRTVRDNKTLVYLDNASTTQKPNQVIDAINDYYRNHNANIHRAVYALAEEATELYEATRDKVANFIHVKNREEIIFVRGTTEAINLVAYAWGRTHIKKDDIIVTTEYEHHSNIVPWQLLTQEKGAKLEYIGMDDNGELILDDLDKYLATGKVKLVTFSLMSNVLGTITDAKKIISKCKEHGVLTLVDGAQAVPHMPVNLETLGCDFFAFSGHKMLGPTGIGILWVRKSILETMNPFHGGGDMIREVHKYETTWNDLPYKFEAGTPNIADVIGFGAAIDYLTKLGMNNVREHEIELTKYAIEKLSQVKGLTIYGTKDISKRGGVISFNFADVHPHDVAQIIDEEGIAVRSGHHCAQVLMERLNVAATSRASFYIYNTIEEVDALINSLNKVARIFKL; the protein is encoded by the coding sequence ATGCAAAGTATACAGACATCTTTTGAAAATTTGAGAAAAGATTTTCCAATTTTGCGTAGGACCGTTAGAGATAACAAGACACTTGTGTATCTTGATAATGCATCTACAACACAAAAACCAAATCAAGTAATTGATGCAATAAACGATTATTACAGAAATCATAACGCCAACATCCATAGGGCTGTATATGCTTTAGCTGAAGAAGCAACAGAACTTTATGAAGCAACACGCGATAAAGTTGCAAATTTTATTCACGTAAAAAATAGAGAAGAAATAATTTTTGTTAGAGGTACAACTGAGGCAATAAATCTAGTTGCATACGCATGGGGAAGAACTCATATCAAAAAAGATGACATTATAGTTACAACTGAATATGAACATCACAGCAACATTGTACCTTGGCAACTATTGACTCAGGAAAAAGGTGCCAAGCTAGAATACATTGGAATGGATGATAATGGCGAATTAATTTTAGATGATCTTGACAAATATCTTGCCACCGGTAAGGTAAAACTTGTAACTTTTAGTTTGATGTCTAATGTCCTTGGTACTATCACTGATGCTAAAAAAATAATATCCAAATGTAAAGAACATGGCGTATTGACTCTCGTTGATGGAGCACAGGCAGTACCTCATATGCCTGTCAATCTTGAAACATTAGGGTGTGACTTTTTTGCATTCTCTGGACACAAAATGCTTGGACCCACTGGAATTGGAATACTATGGGTAAGAAAATCCATACTTGAAACAATGAATCCATTTCATGGAGGTGGTGATATGATTAGAGAAGTACACAAATACGAAACAACTTGGAATGATTTGCCTTACAAATTCGAAGCGGGTACCCCAAATATTGCAGACGTTATTGGATTTGGGGCTGCAATTGACTATCTTACAAAACTTGGAATGAACAATGTACGAGAACATGAAATTGAATTAACAAAATATGCTATTGAAAAACTATCTCAGGTAAAAGGTCTTACAATTTACGGCACAAAAGATATCTCAAAACGAGGTGGTGTGATCTCATTTAATTTTGCAGATGTTCATCCACATGATGTGGCACAAATAATTGATGAGGAAGGAATCGCAGTAAGATCTGGACATCACTGTGCTCAAGTTCTAATGGAACGACTAAATGTTGCAGCTACGTCTCGAGCAAGTTTTTACATCTACAATACGATAGAAGAAGTCGATGCATTGATAAATTCATTAAATAAAGTTGCGAGGATATTCAAACTATGA
- a CDS encoding phosphoesterase PA-phosphatase related protein has translation MQIITESGDSFYMLGFGVLMLLIKKTRRIGITLMILIVLSTILTGYIKCGMDRERPDFDYEGAPFPVKISRDTFALFCEGGFNASYPSGHAARTIIFAIVIGYALSERFPRGAYLLFLYPILVSLSRVYVLQHYPMDVIGGALLGVMLAGVLAKRTKLYKIFDKSKS, from the coding sequence ATGCAGATTATCACTGAAAGTGGAGATTCATTCTACATGCTAGGTTTTGGCGTTTTGATGCTTTTAATAAAAAAAACCAGGAGAATTGGAATTACCCTTATGATTTTGATTGTTTTATCTACTATCCTCACTGGATATATCAAATGTGGAATGGATAGAGAAAGACCAGACTTTGATTATGAAGGTGCGCCATTTCCGGTAAAGATTAGCCGTGACACATTTGCTTTATTCTGTGAAGGTGGATTCAATGCTTCTTATCCGTCTGGGCATGCAGCACGAACTATTATTTTTGCAATAGTGATAGGCTATGCATTATCTGAAAGATTTCCAAGAGGGGCATATTTGTTGTTTCTCTATCCAATATTGGTATCTCTAAGTAGAGTGTATGTTCTTCAACATTACCCGATGGATGTAATCGGTGGTGCTCTACTCGGTGTAATGCTAGCTGGTGTGTTGGCAAAAAGAACAAAACTATACAAAATATTTGATAAATCAAAATCCTAA
- a CDS encoding NifU family SUF system FeS assembly protein encodes MSGNADIYHEMIIDYSRNPINFGEIENPDITFHDSNPLCGDSIDIDMKIDDNKVTDIKFHGRGCAICMACSSVLTEITKGKNLDEVRNITKHDVLSELGLEHLQAVRIKCALLSLKVLKSALYSYLGKHMTDSQDVDKLKEEAANLY; translated from the coding sequence ATGAGCGGCAATGCAGACATTTATCATGAAATGATAATTGATTATTCGAGAAATCCAATAAATTTTGGTGAAATTGAAAATCCAGATATCACATTCCATGATTCTAATCCGTTATGTGGTGATAGTATTGACATTGATATGAAAATCGATGATAACAAAGTAACTGATATCAAATTTCATGGAAGAGGATGTGCAATTTGCATGGCATGTTCTTCAGTATTGACTGAAATTACAAAAGGAAAAAATCTTGATGAAGTACGAAATATCACTAAACATGACGTACTAAGCGAGTTGGGATTGGAACATCTTCAAGCAGTTCGAATTAAATGTGCACTACTTTCTCTTAAAGTACTAAAATCTGCTCTTTACTCATATCTTGGAAAACACATGACTGATTCTCAAGATGTAGATAAGTTAAAAGAAGAGGCAGCAAACCTGTACTAA
- a CDS encoding hypothetical protein (hypothetical protein Nmar_0504), which produces MKKRGPIIGVFGLVLVAISISIMVSVLPANMTDRNSLYIPSMFEGMFNQVSDKITIFPGESGYFSYGTKSSNISLLWGVQIIDFQEGDNLSISISNIFGDKYGNFSQDNSVIFEMLDIVKSDSLNFEIQNHGSRTVNLVVMISEDPDNSDAFTNPNSPLRNTIVPLVISAILLIFGIIILIVGIILYLIDWKNIQNNKKNY; this is translated from the coding sequence ATGAAAAAACGTGGTCCTATAATTGGAGTCTTTGGGTTAGTGCTGGTAGCTATTTCTATTTCTATAATGGTCTCTGTTTTACCTGCAAATATGACTGACCGAAATAGTCTCTATATTCCATCAATGTTTGAGGGAATGTTTAATCAAGTCTCTGATAAAATTACTATTTTTCCTGGCGAGTCAGGATATTTTTCATATGGTACAAAATCATCAAATATCTCACTCTTATGGGGAGTGCAAATAATTGATTTTCAAGAAGGAGATAATCTATCTATCTCCATTTCAAATATCTTTGGTGATAAATATGGTAATTTCTCACAAGACAATTCCGTTATCTTTGAAATGTTAGATATTGTAAAATCCGATTCACTAAATTTTGAAATTCAAAATCATGGGTCTAGAACTGTGAATTTAGTTGTAATGATTTCTGAAGATCCTGATAATTCTGATGCTTTTACAAATCCTAACTCCCCTTTAAGAAATACTATTGTGCCATTAGTGATTTCTGCTATTTTGTTAATTTTTGGTATTATAATTTTGATAGTAGGCATAATTCTGTATTTGATTGATTGGAAAAATATTCAAAATAATAAAAAAAATTACTGA
- a CDS encoding hypothetical protein (hypothetical protein Nmar_0505) → MAEFQSVSQVKKMRSGINLKAEVKSKGDPRTVNLKTGGTVDVCDAVIADESDEIKLTLWGDDIKAVNVGDVVVITNGYTNEFKGEVSLTKGKFGKMEINPQ, encoded by the coding sequence ATGGCAGAATTTCAATCAGTTTCACAAGTAAAAAAAATGCGAAGTGGAATTAATCTAAAAGCCGAAGTAAAAAGTAAAGGAGACCCAAGAACAGTAAATCTCAAAACAGGTGGAACCGTTGATGTTTGTGATGCAGTAATAGCTGATGAATCAGACGAAATAAAACTCACATTGTGGGGGGATGATATCAAAGCAGTTAATGTAGGAGATGTCGTAGTAATCACAAACGGATATACAAATGAGTTCAAAGGTGAAGTATCCTTAACAAAAGGCAAATTCGGTAAAATGGAAATTAATCCACAGTAA
- a CDS encoding hypothetical protein (hypothetical protein Nmar_0502), whose product MEFHPKDLPVSKTYDLKDVKDASDAVEDMVKLGFNNRKEGFRVLMPKESKLAKRIGYTVTTGVTYALRQKNEVRDIRYWTYHYDEEHYAIVLISNKRFTELGF is encoded by the coding sequence ATGGAATTTCATCCAAAAGATTTACCAGTATCAAAGACTTATGATCTTAAAGATGTCAAAGATGCATCAGACGCAGTTGAAGACATGGTGAAATTAGGATTTAACAATAGAAAAGAAGGGTTCAGAGTACTAATGCCAAAAGAATCAAAACTTGCAAAAAGAATTGGATATACGGTGACAACAGGAGTCACATATGCACTTAGACAAAAAAATGAAGTTAGAGACATAAGATATTGGACATATCATTACGATGAAGAACATTATGCAATTGTTTTGATTAGTAACAAAAGGTTTACAGAATTAGGATTTTGA
- a CDS encoding hypothetical protein (hypothetical protein Nmar_0499), which produces MGDFNPVTPIQLQIRKIIFEDHNGADEKFTNDEIFEKIKKNGDLDPSWIVDDVESYFQEICDSGLARNIAQNFTTIWLKLFDPIEKRHCNACNLDVYLGVSEKQICPNPSCKASI; this is translated from the coding sequence ATGGGCGATTTTAATCCTGTAACTCCTATCCAACTTCAAATCAGAAAAATTATTTTTGAAGATCATAATGGTGCTGATGAAAAATTTACCAATGATGAAATTTTTGAGAAAATAAAAAAGAATGGGGACCTTGATCCATCTTGGATTGTAGATGACGTCGAATCATATTTTCAAGAAATCTGTGATTCTGGTCTTGCAAGAAATATCGCACAAAATTTTACAACTATATGGCTAAAGCTTTTTGATCCTATTGAAAAACGTCATTGTAATGCTTGTAATTTAGATGTGTATCTTGGAGTATCTGAAAAACAAATTTGTCCAAACCCTTCTTGTAAAGCGTCTATTTAG
- a CDS encoding hypothetical protein (hypothetical protein Nmar_1068): MVDDRTRCKDCYIQKRKLGWKKLIKKNKLVLIFVGLLWLYAVFPGPFIPGLNPTFYTISLVTALLIMIPVCMALFFWSLNPPKSDLKNRKD, encoded by the coding sequence ATGGTAGATGATAGGACTCGTTGCAAAGACTGTTACATCCAGAAAAGAAAATTGGGATGGAAAAAATTAATCAAAAAAAATAAACTTGTTTTAATTTTTGTAGGGCTTTTGTGGTTGTATGCCGTATTCCCGGGACCATTCATTCCTGGCTTGAATCCAACATTTTATACAATTTCTTTAGTTACAGCTTTGCTAATTATGATTCCAGTTTGTATGGCATTGTTCTTTTGGTCTCTTAACCCTCCAAAATCTGATCTCAAGAATAGAAAAGATTAG
- a CDS encoding FeS assembly protein SufD encodes MSQTLSKINSSIVEEISTLRNEPDWLKQYRKNSLSIYETLPIETSPLYNKYTDAKKMDPQQVSFAPSTTNTIPKLLQKRLHELENQTCIILIGSNIHKINISDDLKSKGLVITSINDAVKNNPELIKKALEASNSKEDKFTALNNAAFNSGIFIHIPRNLVLEKPIHIVSCLSDDGISTIARNVIFADESSKATIVQELYSSKAEKQQAYLELLNTNVAPNAQLDVTTLQMMDQSTVNFSTRRTDLGQDAKINWYSGLFGSMLSRYKIEYFLNGTGASANDSEVIFGNNEQSFDIQTNVNHESPSTEGRVVEKSILRNKSKSLFKGMIRIKEKATKSNSFLSGRSILLDKDAKSDAIPGLEIFTNDVKATHSASVAQIDEEQIFYLKTRCLSKEEAERTIVEGFLEPLSRKMSYQVRAWIAYLIESKWDSRELTINTDEELAKFVEIEETRYNEDSEIEQHYKYR; translated from the coding sequence ATGTCTCAAACATTGTCTAAAATTAACTCTAGCATTGTTGAAGAAATCTCAACATTGCGAAATGAACCTGATTGGTTAAAGCAATACCGAAAAAATTCATTGTCCATCTATGAGACCTTGCCAATTGAAACATCTCCATTATACAACAAATACACCGATGCAAAAAAGATGGACCCACAACAAGTCTCTTTTGCACCATCTACTACTAATACAATACCAAAATTACTTCAAAAAAGATTACATGAATTAGAAAATCAAACATGTATAATTTTGATAGGAAGTAACATACACAAAATCAACATTTCAGATGATCTAAAGTCTAAAGGATTGGTAATTACATCCATTAATGATGCTGTAAAAAATAATCCTGAATTAATTAAAAAAGCACTAGAAGCATCAAACTCTAAAGAAGATAAATTTACTGCACTAAATAATGCTGCATTTAATTCTGGAATTTTTATTCACATTCCACGTAATCTAGTATTGGAAAAACCAATCCATATTGTATCCTGTTTGTCCGATGATGGTATTTCTACTATTGCTAGAAATGTTATATTTGCAGATGAGAGCAGCAAGGCAACAATTGTTCAAGAACTATATTCATCAAAAGCAGAAAAACAACAAGCATATCTTGAATTACTAAACACAAATGTTGCTCCAAACGCACAACTTGATGTTACAACATTACAAATGATGGATCAAAGCACTGTTAATTTTTCTACCCGACGAACTGACCTGGGACAAGACGCAAAAATTAACTGGTATTCAGGATTGTTTGGCTCAATGCTATCTAGATATAAAATCGAATATTTCCTAAATGGCACAGGTGCTTCAGCTAATGACTCTGAAGTAATATTTGGAAACAATGAGCAGTCTTTTGATATTCAAACAAATGTAAATCATGAAAGCCCCTCTACAGAAGGTAGGGTTGTAGAAAAATCAATTCTGAGAAATAAATCAAAATCACTCTTCAAAGGAATGATTCGAATTAAAGAAAAAGCCACAAAATCAAATTCCTTTTTGTCAGGTCGTTCTATATTGCTTGATAAGGATGCAAAATCAGATGCAATTCCAGGACTGGAGATTTTCACTAATGATGTTAAAGCAACTCATTCTGCATCAGTTGCACAAATTGATGAAGAACAAATTTTCTATCTAAAAACTAGATGTCTCAGTAAAGAGGAAGCTGAAAGAACAATTGTTGAAGGCTTTTTGGAACCATTATCTAGAAAAATGTCTTACCAAGTTAGAGCATGGATTGCTTACTTGATTGAATCTAAATGGGATTCACGTGAATTAACAATTAACACTGATGAGGAGCTTGCAAAATTTGTTGAAATTGAAGAAACTCGTTACAACGAAGATTCTGAAATTGAACAGCACTACAAGTATCGGTGA